A single genomic interval of Anaeromicrobium sediminis harbors:
- the sigH gene encoding RNA polymerase sporulation sigma factor SigH — protein sequence MNVQGDAYEKTDSLVLVDEEMVQAARGGDLQAQEYLIKKYKNFVRAKARSYFLIGADREDIIQEGMIGLFKAIRDFKEDKLSSFRAFAELCITRQIITAIKTATRQKHIPLNSYVSLNKPIYDEESDRTLLDVISSTRISDPEELIISREELKFIEGKIGEILSDLEWTVLMSYLEGKSYQEMAVELNRHVKSIDNALQRVKRKLEKYLESRNE from the coding sequence GTGAATGTACAGGGGGACGCTTACGAAAAAACAGATTCATTAGTATTAGTCGATGAAGAAATGGTGCAAGCGGCTCGAGGAGGAGATTTGCAGGCTCAAGAATACTTGATTAAAAAGTATAAGAATTTTGTTAGGGCCAAAGCTAGATCTTATTTTTTAATAGGAGCTGACAGGGAAGACATAATTCAAGAGGGTATGATTGGGCTGTTTAAAGCCATAAGAGATTTTAAGGAAGACAAGCTATCTTCTTTTAGGGCTTTTGCAGAGCTTTGTATAACAAGGCAAATAATAACAGCCATAAAGACAGCTACAAGGCAAAAACATATTCCTCTGAATTCTTATGTTTCACTAAACAAGCCTATATACGACGAAGAGTCAGATAGAACTTTGTTAGATGTAATATCTTCTACTAGAATATCAGATCCAGAAGAACTCATAATATCTAGAGAAGAATTAAAGTTTATAGAAGGAAAAATAGGTGAAATACTGTCAGATTTAGAATGGACTGTACTTATGTCCTATCTGGAAGGAAAGTCCTACCAAGAAATGGCAGTAGAACTAAATAGACATGTTAAATCTATAGACAATGCGTTACAGAGAGTCAAAAGAAAGTTAGAAAAATATTTAGAAAGTAGAAATGAATAA